The Perca fluviatilis chromosome 24, GENO_Pfluv_1.0, whole genome shotgun sequence genome has a window encoding:
- the LOC120554719 gene encoding collagen alpha-1(VIII) chain-like gives MATVALHSFYLLITIFRLCLLHLAHGGAYYGHKQPPQHHQPLPQYNDGYPQQQFLGNEMPLLPQYGKELPQLPLQIGKERPLTEGKGQTFPRGAKGPPPPGPGGEGLREGPQGVQGPPGPSGPPGPQGPPGLPGQGLPGLPGKPGPPGPQGYPGIGKPGMPGVPGKPGGPGLPGPKGDFGPNGGEGPTGLPGPPGLPGPPGLPGFSKPGGQGLPGQLGPLGEPGQKGPPGLPGPPGPKGDKGHGQPGLPGLKGPSGPPGTPGNVGIPGVGKPGLNGLPGQPGIPGKLGPPGDSGPAGPPGERGQPGPPGLPGIGKPGKDGFRGQPGIPGVKGESGLPGLPGGPGLPGYGKPGFPGPMGHKGHAGLPGPPGLKGDKGHGGLPGVIGSTGPSGMPGPPGPIGLPGSIGFPGQKGEDGVGGPKGNPGMKGDLGPPGLPGEPGLSGGGGQPGPRGLQGPIGPKGEPGIRGSPGSPGAVGLTGPRGEGGQPGDRGYQGPQGIPGLTGPGGPLGPPGLPGQKGETGQPGKPGYPGEGKLGPAGQIGPQGNPGPIGPAGLPGQPGQPGPPGPPGLPAVSPDLGQILPVTGPYTGQKQGYKKPKNGGDIGGNGVEMPAFTAKLANPFPPVGSPVIFDKLLHNGNQDYNPQNGVFTCSIPGVYYFAYHIHCKGGNVWVALMKNNEPVMYTYDEYTKGLLDQASGSAVLPLRQGETVHIQLPSDQAAGLYAGQYVHSTFSGYLLYPM, from the exons ATGGCAACTGTAGCCCTCCACTCTTTCTATCTACTCATCACAATTTTCCGGCTGTGTTTATTACACTTGGCCCACGGTGGGGCATATTATGGACATAAACAGCCACCTCAACACCACCAGCCCCTGCCACAGTACAATGATGGGtatcctcagcagcagtttTTGGGGAACGAGATGCCATTACTTCCTCAGTATGGAAAAGAGCTTCCTCAGCTGCCTCTCCAAATAGGCAAAGAGAGGCCACTGACTGAAGGCAAAG GACAAACATTTCCCAGAGGGGCTAAAGGTCCACCTCCCCCTGGTCCTGGTGGAGAAGGTCTCAGAGAGGGACCACAAGGAGTTCAGGGCCCCCCGGGACCATCAGGACCACCAGGACCACAAGGCCCCCCTGGACTACCAGGCCAGGGATTGCCAGGGCTACCAGGAAAACCAGGGCCTCCTGGTCCTCAAGGCTACCCAGGAATTGGAAAACCTGGCATGCCAGGAGTGCCAGGAAAACCTGGAGGACCTGGATTACCAGGACCAAAAGGTGACTTTGGGCCTAATGGTGGAGAAGGACCAACTGGACTTCCTGGGCCTCCAGGGCTCCCAGGTCCCCCTGGACTCCCGGGATTTTCAAAACCAGGAGGTCAGGGGCTGCCCGGCCAGTTGGGTCCTCTAGGGGAGCCTGGCCAAAAAGGCCCACCTGGGTTACCTGGTCCTCCAGGCCCCAAGGGAGACAAAGGACATGGTCAACCTGGTTTGCCAGGTTTGAAAGGACCAAGTGGACCACCAGGTACACCTGGCAATGTGGGTATCCCTGGGGTTGGCAAACCTGGCTTGAATGGTCTCCCTGGACAACCAGGAATACCAGGAAAACTTGGTCCTCCCGGTGATTCAGGACCAGCTGGGCCACCTGGTGAAAGAGGCCAACCAGGACCACCAGGCTTGCCTGGAATtggaaaaccaggaaaagatgGTTTCAGAGGGCAACCAGGGATCCCTGGGGTGAAAGGGGAATCAGGCCTTCCTGGTTTACCAGGGGGTCCAGGCTTGCCAGGTTATGGTAAACCAGGGTTCCCAGGACCTATGGGTCATAAAGGACATGCTGGTCTTCCTGGACCACCAGGCCTAAAAGGGGATAAAGGTCATGGAGGTCTTCCAGGGGTCATTGGTTCCACTGGTCCTAGTGGTATGCCTGGTCCACCAGGACCAATAGGGCTCCCTGGTAGTATTGGCTTCCCAGGGCAAAAGGGAGAGGATGGTGTTGGGGGACCAAAAGGAAATCCAGGAATGAAGGGTGACTTGGGGCCCCCGGGTCTTCCAGGAGAGCCAGGTTTGTCAGGTGGGGGTGGACAACCAGGACCAAGAGGTTTACAAGGCCCCATTGGCCCTAAAGGTGAACCTGGTATTAGGGGTTCACCTGGTTCCCCTGGTGCTGTGGGATTAACTGGACCAAGAGGAGAGGGGGGACAACCTGGAGACAGAGGCTACCAGGGACCACAAGGTATCCCAGGACTTACAGGACCAGGGGGACCACTTGGACCTCCTGGGCTGCCAGGGCAAAAAGGCGAAACAGGCCAACCTGGTAAACCTGGCTATCCTGGTGAGGGAAAGCTAGGACCAGCTGGTCAAATTGGTCCTCAAGGTAACCCTGGGCCAATTGGCCCTGCTGGACTTCCAGGGCAACCAGGACAACCTGGACCCCCTGGTCCTCCAGGACTCCCAGCTGTATCTCCTGACCTTGGCCAGATCCTCCCTGTGACCGGCCCGTACACTGGCCAAAAACAAGGTTATAAGAAGCCAAAGAATGGAGGCGACATTGGTGGAAATGGCGTGGAGATGCCTGCCTTCACAGCTAAGCTTGCAAATCCATTCCCTCCTGTTGGCTCTCCTGTCATCTTTGACAAACTCCTGCACAATGGCAATCAGGACTACAATCCCCAAAATGGTGTTTTCACCTGTAGCATACCAGGGGTCTACTACTTTGCTTACCACATCCACTGCAAAGGGGGTAATGTGTGGGTGGCCCTGATGAAGAACAATGAGCCAGTAATGTACACATATGATGAATACACAAAGGGCTTACTGGATCAGGCATCAGGGAGTGCTGTACTCCCATTACGACAAGGAGAAACTGTGCATATACAGCTGCCATCTGACCAGGCTGCAGGACTTTATGCTGGTCAATATGTCCACTCCACATTTTCTGGATACTTATTGTACCCAATGTAA